One region of Oceanidesulfovibrio indonesiensis genomic DNA includes:
- the rpsL gene encoding 30S ribosomal protein S12 — MPTINQLVRKQRAKVLKRKKTPALLECPQRRGVCTRVYTTTPKKPNSALRKVARVRLTNGIEVTAYIPGEGHNLQEHSVVLIRGGRVKDLPGVRYHIVRGSLDTAGVSDRRQGRSKYGAKRPK, encoded by the coding sequence ATGCCGACTATCAACCAGCTCGTACGCAAGCAACGGGCCAAGGTGCTCAAGCGCAAGAAGACGCCCGCGCTTCTGGAATGCCCCCAGCGCCGAGGCGTATGCACACGCGTTTACACCACGACCCCCAAAAAGCCGAACTCGGCGTTGCGGAAGGTTGCGCGTGTCCGTCTGACCAACGGTATCGAGGTCACGGCGTACATTCCCGGTGAAGGCCACAACCTTCAGGAACACTCCGTGGTTCTGATCCGCGGCGGCCGCGTCAAGGACTTGCCCGGCGTGCGCTACCACATTGTTCGCGGCAGCCTGGATACGGCCGGCGTCTCCGACCGTCGTCAAGGCCGCTCCAAGTACGGCGCCAAGCGTCCTAAATAG
- a CDS encoding glycosyltransferase: MTFSSRVAWAGNPYFSDRLADRGWRITHIPLKKSFIDWPHIVEACGGEPSLFILGDRSSAPLLRGVERFPCPTVSIFVDTHIHSWHPLYAQAFDLATVAMRDHLESFRGRLLPDDRLLWLPLFARKDDAPQPDVKQVHDLLFVGKVDADLTPGRHRFLHELAEHAPLTMLRGPYRELFPTGKLILNESERGDLNFRVFEALGCGCCLLTPDVGHGLRDLFTDGEDLFLYPPGDVRAVAELTRRLLENDHTRHRVAASGLARVDTSHRDSHRAEQFENWLAGFDMTALATERLSRASRIKREFLNVIYLHLAESCAGTDAARLYLREAKSS, encoded by the coding sequence ATGACATTTTCTTCCCGCGTTGCCTGGGCCGGCAACCCCTATTTTTCCGACCGACTTGCCGACCGGGGCTGGCGCATCACCCATATCCCGCTCAAAAAGTCTTTCATCGACTGGCCCCATATAGTGGAAGCCTGCGGCGGCGAACCGTCGCTCTTCATTCTGGGCGACCGCAGCTCCGCCCCACTCCTGCGCGGCGTGGAGCGGTTTCCCTGCCCCACCGTCTCCATCTTTGTGGACACCCATATCCACAGCTGGCATCCGCTCTACGCTCAGGCTTTCGACCTCGCCACTGTGGCGATGCGCGATCATCTTGAATCCTTCCGCGGCCGGCTCCTGCCCGACGACCGACTGCTGTGGCTGCCGTTGTTCGCCCGCAAGGACGATGCGCCGCAGCCCGATGTGAAACAGGTTCACGATCTGCTCTTCGTGGGCAAGGTGGATGCCGATCTCACCCCGGGCAGGCACCGCTTTCTCCACGAGCTGGCCGAGCACGCGCCTCTCACCATGCTGCGCGGCCCCTACCGCGAGCTGTTCCCTACGGGCAAACTCATCCTCAACGAATCCGAACGTGGCGACCTGAACTTCCGCGTCTTCGAGGCGCTGGGCTGCGGGTGCTGCCTGCTCACCCCGGACGTGGGCCACGGCCTGCGCGATCTCTTCACCGACGGCGAGGACCTTTTCCTCTACCCGCCCGGCGATGTCCGGGCTGTCGCGGAACTGACGCGGCGGCTTCTGGAGAATGACCACACCCGGCACCGTGTCGCAGCCTCTGGCCTGGCCAGGGTGGATACTTCGCACCGGGATTCCCACCGTGCCGAGCAGTTTGAAAATTGGCTGGCCGGCTTCGACATGACCGCCCTCGCGACGGAACGCCTCAGCCGGGCGAGCCGAATCAAACGTGAGTTTCTGAACGTCATCTATCTGCATCTGGCCGAGAGCTGCGCGGGTACGGACGCCGCCCGCCTCTACCTGCGCGAGGCGAAATCTTCCTGA
- a CDS encoding CDP-glycerol glycerophosphotransferase family protein yields MAEFDPGTLKALADIAKRTPKKDNCVIFMGRIGGALIDNVKYAYLDCVRHFPELAGYFLTHDPAQRDLLARHNLPVLLFPDPDAVQICARASVVVSDDFWWRAHSPVHALLQEARTFQLWHGIPLKAIGFPEIESSVNMTAEKAEYLRANYSGYDAVLSTSPHFTKHAFARAFGASDFPELGYPRNDGMLRPPDKYDMLNVDAELYGELRQRRKDGWRVVFYMPTFRDTGGDPFTDGALTPNRLVDFADQNKVVFVCKFHPYVQARISSNAGAVRVCASHTDPYPLLRLADALVTDYSSIYFDYLLLRRPIVFFQYDHEAYVTRNRELMLDMDAVTPGSKAADEDALYRVLAQVLDEGDPYAWERDELLRLSFAHQDAGSGRRVNEYVLQQFVRRAAGQNPVPQQTTYERSTIE; encoded by the coding sequence ATGGCAGAATTCGACCCGGGCACGCTCAAAGCCCTGGCAGACATAGCCAAACGCACGCCCAAGAAGGACAACTGCGTCATCTTCATGGGCCGCATCGGCGGCGCGCTCATAGACAACGTGAAGTACGCCTACCTCGACTGCGTGCGTCATTTTCCCGAGCTTGCCGGCTATTTCCTCACCCACGACCCGGCCCAGCGCGACCTGCTGGCCCGGCACAATCTGCCTGTGCTGCTCTTTCCCGATCCCGACGCGGTGCAGATCTGCGCGCGGGCGTCTGTGGTGGTGAGCGACGATTTCTGGTGGCGGGCGCACAGCCCGGTGCACGCCCTGCTCCAGGAGGCGCGCACTTTCCAGCTCTGGCACGGCATCCCCCTCAAAGCCATCGGATTTCCCGAGATCGAGTCCTCGGTGAACATGACGGCGGAGAAGGCCGAATACCTGCGCGCCAACTACAGTGGATACGACGCCGTGCTCTCCACATCGCCCCACTTCACGAAGCATGCCTTTGCCCGCGCCTTCGGCGCCAGCGACTTTCCGGAGCTCGGCTACCCCCGCAACGACGGAATGCTCCGGCCGCCGGACAAATACGACATGCTCAACGTGGACGCCGAACTCTACGGAGAGCTGCGGCAGCGGCGCAAGGACGGCTGGCGCGTGGTCTTCTACATGCCCACGTTCCGCGATACCGGAGGCGATCCGTTCACCGACGGCGCGTTGACGCCGAACCGACTCGTCGATTTCGCGGATCAAAACAAGGTGGTCTTCGTCTGTAAATTCCACCCGTACGTGCAGGCGCGCATCTCCAGCAACGCCGGCGCGGTGCGAGTGTGCGCCTCGCACACGGACCCCTACCCCCTCCTGCGTCTGGCCGATGCGTTGGTGACGGACTATTCGTCCATTTACTTCGATTATCTCCTGCTGCGCAGGCCCATCGTCTTTTTCCAGTACGACCACGAGGCGTACGTAACCCGCAACCGCGAACTGATGCTGGACATGGACGCCGTGACTCCCGGCAGCAAGGCGGCTGACGAGGACGCGCTGTACCGCGTCCTGGCCCAGGTGCTGGACGAGGGCGACCCGTACGCCTGGGAGCGCGACGAACTGTTGCGCCTGAGCTTTGCACACCAGGACGCCGGCTCAGGCAGACGCGTGAACGAATATGTTCTCCAGCAATTCGTCAGGCGGGCAGCCGGGCAGAACCCCGTACCGCAACAGACGACGTACGAGAGGAGCACCATAGAATGA